The Drosophila bipectinata strain 14024-0381.07 chromosome 2L, DbipHiC1v2, whole genome shotgun sequence genome has a segment encoding these proteins:
- the Trx2 gene encoding thioredoxin-2, with the protein MVYQVKDKADLDSQLTKAGSKLVVLDFFATWCGPCKMISPKLGELSTQYADNIVVIKVDVDECEDIAMEYNVSSMPTFVFIKNGVKVEEFAGANATRVEDVIKANI; encoded by the exons ATGGTGTACCAAGTAAAAGACAAG GCTGATCTCGACTCCCAGCTGACCAAGGCCGGCAGCAAGCTGGTGGTGCTGGACTTCTTCGCCACCTGGTGTGGACCCTGCAAGATGATCTCCCCCAAACTGGGAGAGCTGTCCACGCAGTACGCCGACAACATTGTTGTCATCAAG gTCGATGTGGACGAGTGCGAGGACATCGCCATGGAATACAACGTCTCCAGCATGCCCACCTTCGTGTTCATCAAGAACGGCGTCAAGGTCGAGGAGTTCGCCGGCGCCAATGCCACGCGTGTGGAGGATGTCATCAAGGCCAACATCTAA
- the gcm2 gene encoding transcription factor glial cells missing 2 — MVVINGYTFKSQQLLTQQTTQSQHLQYGPNQSQGQNPGQSQQHSGGSMAMPATTATTAASKGKREWDINDAIVPHVPDQEFDEFNEWSDGHVRHIYSLHNEEAKKHISGWAMRNTNNHNVNILKKSCLGVLVCSQHCTLPNGSKINLRPAICDKARRKQEGKACPNKSCRGGRLEIKPCRGHCGYPVTHFWRHSGNAIFFQAKGVHDHLRPDPKNSSVSKRAFGRVPLAGKSGNGAVPKKSVIAGLVKQVKQQQSLMGKVLKRPTAGNPLTHSALDIYQFNACGKCTTFSQCTCSYLDDSAARSHQLSQPSTYATNSWPLSGSDSSAACESAANVFHVNHQHITYNYPIYHATPTAATAAPCKSPSLPYTCSIPELAAYQQCASGNSYGMSAPGHSQCQTLSYESSPQLPTPEPEFINYSQIKHLGGGGQEEINCKGEPPTIKYNATVETQPYVEDNYDYYYSPKAEYELQQQQHHHHHQQQQQYSGNHYYESGSGYNGVSYFDTGTTTAPPGNGTGTGSSLDPGYGGYYDPYSSYEQQMATVAPHPGHPPPPAPPPTLTYHNHHHHLHHSAASVPTTVALAPSITQ, encoded by the exons ATGGTTGTTAT AAATGGCTACACCTTCAAGTCACAACAACTCCTCACACAACAGACAACTCAATCCCAGCACTTGCAATACGGCCCGAACCAAAGTCAGGGCCAAAATCCGGGTCAGAGCCAGCAGCATTCCGGTGGCTCCATGGCCATGCCGGCTACGACAGCGACGACGGCTGCGTCAAAGGGCAAACGGGAGTGGGACATCAATGATGCCATCGTGCCACATGTCCCCGACCAGGAGTTCGATGAGTTCAACGAGTGGAGTGACGGGCATGTCCGGCACATCTACTCGCTCCACAACGAGGAGGCCAAGAAGCACATCTCCGGCTGGGCCATGCGCAACACCAACAACCACAACGTGAACATCCTGAAGAAGAGCTGTCTGGGTGTCCTGGTCTGCTCCCAGCACTGCACCCTTCCGAATGGTTCCAAGATCAACCTGCGTCCGGCCATTTGCGACAAGGCCCGTCGGAAACAGGAGGGCAAGGCCTGTCCCAACAAAAGCTGTCGTGGCGGCAGGCTGGAGATCAAGCCTTGTCGTGGGCACTGCGGCTACCCAGTCACCCATTTCTGGCGGCATTCTGGAAATGCCATTTTCTTCCAGGCCAAGGGCGTTCATGATCATCTCCGTCCAGACCCGAAGAACTCCAGTGTTTCGAAGAGGGCTTTCGGAAGGGTGCCCTTGGCTGGGAAGTCCGGCAATGGAGCCGTGCCTAAGAAGTCAGTTATTGCGGGTCTGGTCAAGCAGGTCAAG CAACAACAGAGTCTAATGGGAAAGGTCCTGAAACGGCCAACAGCAGGGAACCCACTCACACACTCCGCTTTGGATATTTACCAATTTAATG CCTGTGGCAAGTGCACTACGTTTAGCCAGTGCACCTGCAGCTACCTGGATGACTCCGCAGCTAGAAGCCACCAATTATCGCAGCCTTCGACTTATGCCACAAACTCCTGGCCACTGAGTGGGTCTGATTCCTCGGCTGCCTGCGAATCTGCCGCCAATGTTTTCCATGTCAACCACCAACACATCACCTACAACTATCCCATCTACCATGCCACTCCGACGGCAGCCACAGCAGCTCCCTGCAAGTCGCCCAGTTTGCCGTACACCTGCAGCATTCCGGAACTGGCCGCCTACCAACAATGCGCCTCCGGGAACAGTTACGGAATGAGTGCTCCCGGGCACTCACAGTGTCAAACACTTTCCTACGAGTCCAGTCCCCAACTGCCCACCCCTGAGCCGGAGTTCATTAACTACTCGCAGATCAAGCACTTGGGCGGAGGAGGCCAGGAGGAGATCAACTGCAAGGGCGAGCCACCCACCATAAAGTACAACGCCACGGTGGAGACGCAACCGTATGTGGAGGACAACTATGACTACTATTACAGTCCCAAGGCGGAGTATGagctgcagcaacagcagcatcaccatcaccaccaacagcagcagcagtataGCGGAAACCACTACTACGAGAGCGGAAGTGGCTACAACGGAGTCAGCTACTTCGATACAGGAACCACAACTGCGCCGCCGGGAAACGGAACAGGAACCGgaagctccttggatcctggCTACGGCGGCTACTACGATCCTTACTCGAGCTATGAGCAACAGATGGCCACCGTGGCCCCTCACCCAGGTCACCCACCTCCGCCGGCACCACCACCCACGCTTACGTACCAcaatcaccaccaccacttgCACCACTCGGCGGCGTCTGTTCCAACCACGGTGGCACTAGCCCCATCGATCACCCAATGA
- the LOC108131083 gene encoding carboxylic ester hydrolase, with translation MWRLCGFVLLFGGLVFAQTFEEDLDKDLPPDEDDPIGSNKELSDLVITTALGKIRGTILPSQSGRNFYAFRGIPYAKPPVDQLRFQPPEPVEQWFDVFDATFDGPKCPQLGLFSGDVNEDCLRVNIYTKELPSESQPNIRRPVIVLIHPGGFYSLSGQSKNFAGPQYFMDRRLVLVTFNYRLGSLGFLATGTKEAAGNMGLKDQVQLLRWLKLHISRFGGNPNSITLLGYGAGAMAVTLHMVSPMSRGLFHRAIVMSGAVTGQWNLPDHQMDVATKQATLLHCHTENTTEMLECLRGKHYLEFANTLPKMFEFDRNNPLILWKPVIEPDFGQERFLVEDPIRSYQNDEFMKVPIITGMTKDEFVGPALTILQSPSLLKALNENFETLAPVFFMFNASDPRAGNISQELREHYFQQGPIEANRSLEALSNLYSDALTGFGIHRFVHLAARSTKVYYYRFAYQGSRSHIYYPEDAPYGVVHHDDLMYLFVEPSISRMFTEDDAEFQMVDIMVRMFSAFAYKGDPNKPTDSALRDIRWRPFSFKKRYYLDIGQNLTLQENLNAERYEIWKRLFPLNWRRQA, from the exons ATGTGGCGTCTCTGTGGATTTGTTTTGCTCTTTGGCGGCTTAGTTTTTGCCCAGACCTTCGAAGAGGATCTAGACAAGGATCTCCCGCCGGACGAGGATGATCCCATTGGCAGCAACAAGGAGCTCTCGGATTTGGTCATCACCACGGCTCTGGGAAAAATCAGAGGAACTATCCTGCCCTCGCAGTCGGGTCGCAACTTCTACGCATTCCGCGGCATTCCTTATGCCAAGCCACCAGTGGATCAACTGCGATTCCAGCCACCCGAACCCGTGGAGCAGTGGTTCGACGTCTTCGATGCCACCTTCGATGGCCCCAAGTGCCCGCAGCTGGGACTCTTTAGTGGCGATGTCAACGAAGATTGCTTGAGGGTGAATATCTACACCAAGGAGCTGCCCAGCGAGTCCCAGCCGAACATAAGAAGACCCGTGATTGTGCTGATCCACCCTGGAGGCTTCTACTCCCTCTCCGGGCAGAGTAAGAACTTTGCCGGTCCCCAGTACTTCATGGATCGTCGACTGGTGTTGGTCACCTTCAACTACCGCTTGGGATCTCTGGGTTTCCTGGCTACTGGAACCAAAGAGGCAGCCGGCAATATGGGCCTTAAAGATCAGGTTCAGCTCCTTCGCTGGCTGAAGTTGCACATCTCCCGGTTTGGTGGCAATCCCAATTCCATCACTCTCCTGGGCTACGGGGCTGGAGCCATGGCTGTCACCCTGCACATGGTATCCCCCATGTCGAGGGGCTTGTTTCACAGAGCCATCGTTATGAGTGGAGCAGTGACGGGTCAGTGGAATCTGCCGGATCACCAGATGGACGTGGCCACCAAACAAGCCACACTTCTGCACTGCCACACGGAGAATACCACGGAGATGCTGGAATGCTTGAGAGGA AAACATTATCTGGAATTCGCCAACACTCTTCCGAAAATGTTTGAATTCGACAGAAACAATCCCTTGATACTTTGGAAGCCAGTCATAGAACCGGATTTTGGACAGGAACGTTTTCTAGTGGAGGATCCCATCAGAAGCTATCAGAATGATGAGTTTATGAAGGTTCCCATCATTACAGGCATGACCAAAGACGAATTTGTGGGTCCAGCCTTGA CCATCCTCCAAAGTCCCTCTCTGTTGAAAGCCCTGAACGAGAACTTCGAGACCTTGGCTCCTGTGTTTTTCATGTTTAATGCCAGTGATCCCCGGGCGGGTAACATCAGCCAGGAGCTGAGGGAACATTACTTCCAGCAGGGGCCCATCGAAGCCAATCGCTCTCTGGAGGCCTTGTCCAATCTCTACTCGGATGCTCTGACTGGCTTTGGCATTCATCGGTTTGTCCATCTGGCCGCCAGGTCCACCAAGGTGTACTACTATCGATTTGCGTACCAGGGTTCCAGGAGTCACATCTATTACCCAGAGGATGCCCCCTATGGAGTAGTGCACCATGACGATCTGATGTATTTGTTTGTGGAGCCCTCGATAAGTCGCATGTTTACGGAGGATGATGCCGAGTTTCAAATGGTGGACATTATGGTGAGGATGTTCTCGGCCTTTGCTTATAAAGG TGATCCCAACAAGCCCACCGACAGCGCTCTGAGGGACATTCGCTGGCGCCCTTTCAGCTTCAAGAAACGCTACTACCTGGATATTGGCCAAAACCTAACCCTCCAGGAGAATCTGAATGCAGAGCGCTACGAGATCTGGAAGCGACTGTTTCCCCTCAACTggcgacgtcaggcctag
- the LOC108131102 gene encoding LOW QUALITY PROTEIN: juvenile hormone esterase (The sequence of the model RefSeq protein was modified relative to this genomic sequence to represent the inferred CDS: inserted 2 bases in 1 codon; substituted 1 base at 1 genomic stop codon), whose product MGLPHLLFTILVISVCSSNGVTFLDGNPVVELSLGRIQGSNMTSFKGNNIHAFRGIRYAQPPVGDLRFANPLPEPGWGEELLNATVDSFVCPQPGSTSYMSEDCLKLNVFTKSFEDKLPVIAYIHGGANIIGSGHSSYEAEPQYLLDHDVVFVAFNYRLGALGFLNPNSQEVKGNFGYLDQVMAHXWQWVRNHISHFGGDPNLVTIMGMSAGSMAVSLHLASPLSEGLFHRAILMSGSTTNTYTIDNPYWTRKLSRELGCPIFDPQDVVTCLRNESWTRIVEVCKAWETHQLTNMKWNYEIDGHFLSRHPTEIFWDGYFNRVPLLVSYTKNELDYSLYVHKDNEPLLHDLATHFEDYAPGLFLYKANETTSRRLKEFYLGENFSEINEDNINLFGEIFSDSILGHGIHRLVALAXSPVYYMRTDYIGQRTLNSPTDADKRPIGVAHADDLQYVMPGYWYGTVMEEGDPDVFMMERFTSWFTHFAKTGTPLNTTDNWPPCNATYAKMLYNGVATQVGDPAFAERYAVWDELFPTDAGSGGAAWKLGLPVAIATGVAWRLFGKLM is encoded by the exons ATGGGTCTTCCCCACTTGCTCTTCACCATTTTGGTGATATCTGTGTGCTCTTCCAATGGAGTCACCTTTTTGGATGGAAACCCTGTGGTAGAGCTTTCTCTGGGCAGAATTCAAGGCTCCAATATGACGAGCTTCAAGGGAAATAATATCCATGCTTTCCGGGGCATACGGTATGCCCAACCACCAGTGGGAGACCTGAGGTTTGCCAATCCTCTGCCAGAACCTGGTTGGGGAGAGGAACTCCTCAACGCCACAGTGGATTCCTTTGTCTGTCCACAACCTGGTAGCACCTCGTACATGAGCGAGGATTGCCTGAAGCTGAATGTCTTTACCAAAAGCTTTGAGGACAAGCTACCAGTGATTGCTTACATCCACGGAGGAGCCAATATTATAGGAAGTGGACATAGCTCGTACGAGGCAGAACCTCAGTATTTGCTGGACCATGATGTGGTTTTTGTGGCCTTCAACTATCGTCTAGGAGCATTGGGATTCCTGAACCCCAATAGCCAGGAAGTAAAAGGAAACTTTGGGTATTTGGATCAAGTGATGGCCCATTGATGGCAATGGGTTAGGAATCACATATCCCATTTTGGTGGGGATCCGAACTTGGTAACCATCATGGGCATGAGTGCTGGTTCCATGGCAGTCAGTCTCCACCTGGCCTCGCCCCTTTCGGAAGGACTATTCCACCGTGCCATCCTGATGAGTGGATCTACAACAAACACGTATACCATTGATAATCCTTACTGGACAAGGAAACTCTCCCGAGAACTGGGCTGTCCCATATTCGATCCCCAGGATGTGGTGACTTGCCTGCGAAACGAGTCCTGGACTCGCATTGTGGAGGTTTGCAAGGCCTGGGAAACTCATCAGTTGACCAACATGAAGTGGAACTACGAGATCGATGGGCACTTCTTGTCCAGACATCCCACAGAAATTTTCTGGGATGGTTACTTTAACAGGGTTCCCTTGCTGGTTAGCTACACGAAAAATGAGTTGGATTACTCCCTCTATG TTCACAAGGATAATGAGCCTTTACTCCACGATCTTGCCACTCACTTCGAGGACTATGCTCCGGGATTGTTTCTCTACAAAGCCAATGAGACCACAAGTCGGAGACTAAAAGAGTTCTATTTGGGAGAAAACTTCTCAGAGATCAATGAGGATAATATTAATCTGTTTGGTGAAATATTTTCGGACAGCATCCTGGGCCATGGAATCCATCGTCTCGTGGCGCTGGC GTCTCCCGTCTACTATATGCGCACCGATTACATTGGCCAGAGAACCCTAAATTCGCCAACTGATGCGGATAAAAGACCCATTGGAGTGGCTCATGCCGATGATCTGCAGTACGTAATGCCAGGATATTGGTATGGCACAGTTATGGAAGAAGGAGATCCCGATGTCTTCATGATGGAGCGCTTTACCAGCTGGTTCACTCACTTTGCCAAGACGGG GACACCCCTTAACACCACCGATAACTGGCCACCCTGCAACGCCACCTATGCGAAGATGCTCTACAACGGGGTGGCGACCCAGGTGGGTGACCCCGCCTTTGCCGAGCGATACGCCGTCTGGGACGAGCTCTTTCCCACGGACGCCGGGAGCGGAGGCGCTGCCTGGAAACTCGGCCTCCCGGTCGCCATCGCCACTGGTGTGGCCTGGCGGCTCTTTGGGAAATTAATGTAG
- the gcm gene encoding transcription factor glial cells missing, with product MVLNGMTMPMPVPLPVPSPPATKSRVAIDWDINDAKMPSVGEFDDFSDWANGHCRLIYSSHSDEARKHASGWAMRNTNNHNVNILKKSCLGVLLCSAKCKLPNGASVHLRPAICDKARRKQQGKQCPNRNCNGRLEIQPCRGHCGYPVTHFWRRDGNGIYFQAKGTHDHPRPEAKGSIEARRLLAGGAGRRVRSLAVMLARESALSDKLSSLRPAKRQAKTQLMQEGGKRKRLASGQEISQSNQDMLVVSACLPATATSTPTTQNGNFNQNQSPYSSTGSSQWSGELYYGPEGQTGYHNGVYDYDMLHSPLSSHSSTGSYYTENLPQQMPPQQPQQHQQLSTSFEQPIASSFQCGMPLYESCDDTSSLTSSSGYSSEDYSYFNGGYLPNVLDVSSQTNQSHNPSQDSSFYTTSSEIFSVFESTLNGGGATAVDLLYDESAAYQQAGQSNFLPLTSYQVEQQDQLQNGDYYYSNSGVDNVWNIQMDSTYQPAPAYC from the exons atggtATTGAACGGTATGACAATGCCAATGCCAGTGCCCCTGCCCGTGCCCAGTCCTCCGGCCACAAAGTCTCGAGTGGCCATCGACTGGGACATCAACGACGCCAAGATGCCGTCGGTGGGAGAGTTCGATGACTTCAGTGACTGGGCCAATGGACACTGCCGCCTGATCTACTCCTCCCACAGCGACGAGGCCAGGAAGCACGCCAGTGGCTGGGCCATGCGGAACACCAACAACCACAACgtcaacattttgaagaagAGCTGCCTGGGAGTGCTCCTCTGCAGTGCCAAGTGCAAGCTGCCCAACGGTGCCAGTGTCCACCTGAGACCCGCCATTTGCGACAAGGCCAGGCGGAAGCAGCAGGGCAAACAGTGTCCCAATAG AAACTGCAATGGACGCTTGGAGATCCAGCCCTGCCGTGGACATTGCGGCTATCCAGTCACCCACTTCTGGCGACGAGACGGCAATGGCATCTACTTCCAGGCCAAGGGCACACACGATCACCCCAGGCCGGAGGCCAAGGGATCCATTGAGGCCAGACGCCTCCTGGCCGGAGGAGCTGGAAGACGCGTGCGCAGCTTGGCCGTGATGCTGGCCCGGGAGTCGGCCCTCAGCGACAAGCTGAGCAGCCTGAGACCCGCCAAGCGCCAGGCCAAGACCCAACTGATGCAGGAGGGTGGTAAACGCAAGAGGCTGGCCAGTGGCCAGGAGATCAGCCAAAGTAACCAGGACATGCTGGTAGTCTCGGCCTGCCTGCCGGCCACAGCCACATCCACTCCCACAACACAGAATGGAAACTTCAATCAGAACCAAAGCCCGTACAGCTCGACAGGATCCAGTCAGTGGAGCGGGGAGCTGTACTACGGACCGGAGGGCCAGACCGGATATCACAACGGAGTGTATGACTACGACATGCTCCACTCGCCGCTCTCCTCCCACAGCTCCACGGGCAGCTACTACACGGAGAACCTGCCCCAGCAGATGCCGCCCCAGCAGCcacagcaacaccagcagttGTCCACCAGCTTCGAGCAGCCCATCGCCTCCAGCTTCCAGTGCGGCATGCCCCTGTACGAGAGCTGCGACGACACCTCCAGCCTGACCAGCAGCTCGGGCTACAGCTCCGAGGACTACAGCTACTTCAACGGCGGCTATCTGCCCAACGTTCTGGACGTGAGCAGCCAGACCAACCAGAGCCACAATCCCAGCCAGGACAGTAGCTTCTACACAACCAGTTCGGAGATCTTCAGCGTGTTCGAGTCGACCCTGAATGGAGGAGGAGCCACTGCCGTGGATCTGCTGTACGACGAATCGGCCGCCTATCAGCAGGCGGGGCAGAGTAACTTCCTGCCACTCACCAGCTACCAGGTGGAGCAGCAGGATCAGCTGCAGAACGGGGACTACTACTACAGCAACTCGGGAGTGGACAACGTGTGGAACATCCAGATGGACTCGACCTACCAGCCAGCCCCGGCCTACTGCTAG